One Faecalispora anaeroviscerum genomic window carries:
- a CDS encoding pLS20_p028 family conjugation system transmembrane protein — translation MKHKRVMVTGLTTILFTFFSIKVFAGTKATIAILNQFHFDINDPVSNTMRKIAWGMVKGLHWLVKGLEDVVYNINNALGGFFTSEQIQALQSKIILIALALIVLLILFIGIMNMIKPQQVTTIISNLIIGVVVAIAIPTLLSEAYNFSTQAIAYINSDANGSLQKMSDRILIDNITDVTRYETEGFKSTTLKYKNNFLLSGNPDKISEIDATELVDPENMKKPEVWSNKIVEKNGKQELKELSSGKIGFVDAPILSGYYYRWKFDWLNIFSTLLVTGTALILSSIKIARLLYELAIHQVMTQIVALLDVMTAQRLKKCIQMLVATFVTLIAVFFMLQVFIIGMTYISNVTNPILRLILMVALAWSVIDGPNLFEQILGVDAGINGALKTVYGLKAAGGIMTGAMAVMGGRGALEAIKAQGIIGSAKSVVSKTGGVMGTLGGVAAGAVAGARENSQRVSDIKSGFAGQTAEKASTIKSTPDISSVANTEMNVKTSSSPSSPLTSGLASFMDKSESPITTTAHVEDINPEKSIPIAKTPSGISQNSFVPPEASGVNETPAAPEPTIVSAVAAPPHVTTNKKKDELPGTIGAYIGSAISARVKQSPPVTSARRAYALTKGSTQQRGNKIVATEEKAQRIMSEGEGIPHREAIKQAKREMREEKKDAGEGIPWVQQEQDAERSQQLHKESENKK, via the coding sequence ATGAAACATAAAAGGGTAATGGTTACTGGACTAACCACTATCCTTTTTACTTTTTTCAGTATCAAAGTTTTTGCAGGTACAAAAGCCACAATAGCTATCCTGAATCAATTTCACTTTGATATTAACGATCCTGTATCAAACACAATGAGGAAAATTGCTTGGGGTATGGTCAAAGGCCTACACTGGCTGGTGAAAGGACTGGAAGACGTTGTATACAACATCAATAATGCTTTAGGAGGATTCTTCACCAGCGAACAAATTCAAGCTTTACAAAGTAAGATCATATTGATTGCTCTGGCGCTTATTGTTCTACTCATTCTTTTTATAGGCATCATGAACATGATAAAGCCACAGCAAGTGACAACGATTATTTCCAATTTGATTATAGGGGTTGTAGTAGCTATCGCAATTCCCACGTTACTTTCTGAAGCTTATAATTTTTCGACACAGGCAATTGCGTACATCAATAGTGATGCAAATGGATCTCTCCAAAAAATGTCAGATCGGATTTTAATCGATAATATCACAGATGTGACCCGATATGAAACGGAAGGATTTAAAAGTACCACTTTGAAATACAAAAACAATTTTCTCTTATCTGGTAATCCAGACAAGATTTCTGAGATTGACGCTACGGAGCTTGTCGATCCCGAAAATATGAAAAAGCCTGAAGTGTGGAGCAACAAAATCGTTGAAAAGAATGGGAAACAAGAGCTGAAGGAATTGAGTTCCGGAAAAATCGGATTTGTTGATGCTCCTATTCTATCTGGTTATTATTATCGCTGGAAATTCGATTGGTTAAATATTTTTTCTACTCTTTTAGTGACCGGCACCGCATTGATACTGAGTAGTATCAAAATAGCTCGTCTTTTATATGAGTTGGCCATTCATCAAGTTATGACGCAAATTGTCGCGCTGCTGGATGTAATGACGGCGCAACGATTAAAAAAATGTATTCAAATGCTTGTCGCAACTTTTGTAACATTAATCGCGGTATTTTTTATGCTACAGGTCTTCATCATTGGCATGACTTATATTTCAAACGTCACAAATCCGATACTGCGCTTAATCCTCATGGTTGCACTTGCCTGGTCAGTTATTGATGGGCCGAATCTCTTTGAGCAGATTCTTGGTGTCGATGCAGGTATTAATGGCGCGCTGAAAACTGTCTATGGTTTAAAAGCTGCTGGCGGTATCATGACCGGGGCAATGGCCGTGATGGGCGGCAGGGGCGCTCTGGAAGCAATTAAAGCACAAGGCATTATTGGTTCTGCTAAATCGGTTGTGAGCAAAACTGGAGGCGTTATGGGTACATTAGGTGGCGTTGCAGCTGGCGCGGTAGCAGGAGCAAGGGAAAACTCGCAACGAGTGAGTGATATAAAGTCCGGATTTGCTGGCCAGACCGCTGAAAAAGCAAGCACCATAAAATCGACACCAGACATATCATCAGTCGCAAACACAGAAATGAATGTAAAGACAAGCTCTTCCCCCTCTTCCCCTCTCACTTCTGGTTTGGCATCTTTTATGGATAAGTCAGAATCACCGATTACCACCACAGCGCATGTAGAGGATATAAATCCCGAAAAATCCATTCCTATTGCAAAAACACCCTCTGGTATATCGCAAAATTCTTTTGTGCCTCCTGAAGCCTCCGGTGTCAACGAGACCCCCGCAGCACCAGAGCCTACAATTGTCTCGGCTGTTGCTGCACCACCTCATGTCACAACAAATAAGAAAAAAGATGAACTACCAGGGACAATAGGCGCTTACATCGGATCGGCAATTAGTGCCAGAGTAAAGCAAAGTCCCCCTGTCACTTCTGCGCGCCGGGCATACGCTTTGACAAAAGGCAGCACTCAGCAGCGCGGTAATAAAATTGTCGCCACAGAAGAAAAGGCGCAAAGGATCATGAGTGAAGGAGAGGGTATTCCCCACCGCGAGGCTATAA
- a CDS encoding VirD4-like conjugal transfer protein, CD1115 family, whose amino-acid sequence MNQSENLRLKIQRILSNPKVVVCVSIFASCFLMVTINFLAGTITDYWHFIISALKSGKMNGSSPFLFPNPFSFRSEMIWVYLVGGIFSVAFSVRLGYLMLVNFSPLSEDNQKGSRRFTTVYELKQEYRSVPESKIEYEGKGGFPISRYKNKIFIDDSPVNNLIIGTTRSGKGELFVVPAIDIYSRAKLMKDKASLIVADPKGELAAASKEELEKRGYNVLIFDLLHFMGLSYNPLQLIKEAYLRGDKAEAQLLANTLSNIMFNDPTAKDKTWNNWSMALTNALILAVTIDCCETAEQYTDKKEKEAWYDKINLYSVTRLLVDLGEPGEGEEGEDQKSQLDRFFSARDLNDIARIQYASVASATGKTKGNIYANTLAILIKFTMDNIAKMTAKNTVNLIDVGFNQDYPTAVFLVMPDYDTSNHFLVTMFISQLYYILSKTSSLSDGGKCFREVIFLLDEFGNITPIPDMSHIVTVCLGRNIRFDLIVQAYSQIYKLYGEQDGKTIIGNCGNQIYLLTIEQDTAERYSRLVGNKTITVTSRSGSANTSLSLDKNMTEHIDSQPLLNSNELMEFIPGENVVVRVTKREDLKHNKIRPNPIFNHNETIMKYRYEYLANVFDTQKSFETLNLSDSCIHKDLLLTEIMYSPSLPSAQELEESPVDQPLYAILSDMQRAIILNFLSNCDIDVDMGMTLSSFDLYLQELLDTEQINQQTYDDIYNVLSPEPSYGRSEKIEYET is encoded by the coding sequence ATGAATCAATCTGAAAACTTGCGTCTGAAGATACAGCGTATTTTATCCAATCCTAAAGTCGTCGTATGCGTTTCTATATTTGCCTCTTGTTTTCTGATGGTAACAATCAATTTTCTTGCAGGCACAATAACAGACTACTGGCATTTTATTATTTCAGCATTAAAGTCTGGAAAGATGAATGGAAGCAGCCCCTTCCTCTTCCCCAATCCTTTTTCATTCCGATCAGAAATGATTTGGGTTTATCTCGTAGGAGGTATATTCTCTGTCGCTTTTTCCGTCAGACTTGGGTATTTGATGTTAGTCAATTTTTCTCCCTTGTCTGAAGATAACCAAAAGGGAAGCCGAAGATTTACAACCGTCTACGAGTTGAAACAGGAATATCGAAGTGTGCCGGAAAGCAAGATTGAATATGAAGGGAAAGGTGGCTTCCCTATCTCACGATATAAAAATAAAATTTTCATTGATGACTCCCCGGTTAATAACCTGATTATTGGTACAACTCGAAGCGGTAAAGGTGAGCTTTTTGTTGTTCCGGCCATTGATATTTATAGCCGGGCGAAACTTATGAAAGACAAAGCCAGCTTAATAGTAGCTGACCCAAAGGGAGAACTTGCAGCTGCATCTAAAGAAGAGTTGGAAAAACGAGGATATAATGTCCTTATTTTCGATTTGCTCCATTTTATGGGCCTGTCATATAATCCCCTTCAGTTGATCAAAGAGGCTTATCTTCGCGGCGATAAAGCAGAAGCGCAGCTGTTAGCTAATACCCTATCTAACATTATGTTTAATGATCCAACCGCGAAAGACAAAACTTGGAATAACTGGAGCATGGCATTAACTAACGCGCTTATTTTGGCAGTAACCATAGACTGTTGCGAAACAGCAGAGCAATACACAGATAAAAAAGAAAAAGAAGCATGGTACGACAAAATCAACTTGTACTCTGTCACACGCCTTCTGGTTGATTTGGGCGAACCGGGTGAAGGTGAAGAAGGAGAGGATCAGAAAAGCCAACTGGACAGATTTTTTTCTGCACGCGACTTGAATGATATTGCTCGGATACAGTATGCTTCCGTAGCGTCCGCAACAGGAAAAACAAAAGGAAATATTTACGCCAATACCCTTGCAATCCTGATTAAATTCACGATGGATAACATCGCCAAGATGACAGCAAAAAACACTGTTAATCTGATTGATGTGGGTTTCAATCAAGATTATCCTACTGCCGTGTTTCTGGTAATGCCGGATTACGATACCTCAAACCACTTTCTTGTTACCATGTTTATCAGCCAACTATATTACATTTTATCTAAAACAAGTTCCCTGTCTGATGGTGGGAAATGCTTTAGAGAGGTCATTTTTCTTTTAGATGAATTCGGTAACATCACGCCAATACCAGATATGTCCCATATTGTTACTGTTTGTCTTGGCCGTAACATTCGATTTGATCTAATCGTTCAGGCTTATTCCCAAATTTATAAGCTTTACGGAGAGCAGGACGGTAAAACGATTATCGGAAATTGTGGTAATCAGATTTACCTTCTTACCATTGAACAGGATACCGCAGAGCGCTATTCCCGATTGGTAGGTAATAAAACCATTACGGTAACTTCACGAAGTGGTTCTGCCAACACCAGCCTATCTTTAGATAAGAATATGACTGAGCATATAGATTCTCAGCCGCTGCTGAATTCTAATGAACTGATGGAGTTTATCCCGGGTGAAAATGTTGTGGTGCGTGTTACAAAACGTGAGGATTTAAAGCACAACAAAATTCGGCCTAACCCCATTTTCAACCACAACGAAACGATCATGAAATATCGCTATGAATATCTGGCCAATGTATTTGATACGCAGAAGTCATTTGAAACATTAAATCTGTCAGACAGTTGCATCCATAAAGACCTTCTTTTGACAGAAATAATGTATTCTCCTTCCCTACCATCTGCTCAGGAGTTAGAGGAAAGTCCGGTGGATCAGCCGCTATATGCAATCCTATCTGATATGCAAAGGGCCATCATTTTGAATTTCTTGTCCAACTGTGATATTGATGTTGATATGGGCATGACCCTTTCTTCGTTCGACTTGTATCTTCAGGAGCTATTGGATACAGAACAAATTAATCAGCAGACCTACGACGATATTTACAACGTTCTTTCCCCTGAGCCATCTTACGGAAGGAGTGAAAAAATTGAATATGAAACATAA